Within the Camelus dromedarius isolate mCamDro1 chromosome 9, mCamDro1.pat, whole genome shotgun sequence genome, the region tcattcactcactcactcactcactcattcattcattcccagGCAGACGGACTGTGacaggatggggcagagggaTAATTTGTCGAGCTGTTGGGGCCAGGACCAGAGCCTCCTACCTGTTGCTGCCCAGAGCTGGGATGGCGGGCCAgtggcagaggctgggaggcagcGTCTGGGTCCCCcgcagccccgccccaccccctctcccGGGGCACAGCCCCTGAGGACCCGCCTCCTcctgccactgccaccaccatctCCATCACCCTGACCGCCTCGGGTCTGTCTAGGTCCTCTCATCATATCTGTCTGTCCccctttgtctttctgtttctgtgtctctctccttGTGTCTATGTCACTcctgttctctgtgtctctctcctttcctctgtctctctcggTCTCCCCTctcaatctctgtctctgtctatatctctgtctctctctctcacacacacacatactcacacacactcaAAGGTAAAGACAGTCTCTAAAGATGTGCCCAATGCTCTGCTGTATTTATTCCACAGTGACACAAATCTCTGTGTGTCCCACACAGCCTCTCACTCCATGACATGCCCTGCCACCCTGTCACACCCACCGCCTCACTGTCACCCCATCACAAACGACACTCTCAGCACACAGACTCACCCTCACAGTCCCTTGCACAGAGAAGCACCAAATCTCGCTGTGTCACCCTATGCTGCCACACTGTTTTCTGAACCACCTGTGTTTAACACACAACCTCCCACAGCACCATAGTCACACGGTCTCTCAAAATGCCACACGGTCCCTCACAATCTCTCCGAGTGTGGCCCATCATCACCCACGACATCTCACACAACCAGTCAGACAGACTGTCTCTGAGTGTCAAGCATACAAACACAGTTCTGCACAGTGTCAAACACAGATCTCATGGTGTCTTGCCGAGCTCACATCGTCTGTATCACCCACCACTGTCACCCTCACACCACAACCTTCCAGTGTTACACACTACTTACTTGAGATCTCTCTCGTATACCCATCCGGGTGCTCTGGACAGTTGCACACTCTCACGCACTGTCATGACCTTGGGTCAGTCTCTCAATGTCCCACGTGATCTGTGTTACACACACTCAGTTTCTTACCCATCATCAGTGTGACGGACATATCCTGTCTCACACTCACAAGGTCACTCTGTCACTCCCAGTCCTCCCcccccccaggcctctcacacctCCTTCTCATGCCATTTCTTGGTGGATCACACCCATTCATTCTCACCCTCGCTCACACATCATCTGCCCATGTGACACGCATAACTCTCCTGGTCTCGCCGTGTCACACACTGTCAAACACAACCTCTCACCCACACATAGTCTCTTGATGTCACAAACAGTCCCCCAAATAGTGTCTCAGGCATACCCAACCTCACGGTGTCACACGCAGTCGCCTACAGGTCATCTGTCATTTCACATACACAGTCATACACAACCTCTTGGTGTTACATTTCACACAGTTGCACCCAGTTTCTGGTTGTCACATAAAATCtcacaaggtcacacagtcacaCGCAACCTTTGGCGTCACGCGCGATATCGCAGTAGTACACACTCACATAGTGAGTCTCGGCGTCACACCATCTCCTAGTGTCACCCATGGACACCCACAGTGTCTGCAATAGCTACGCACACACTCAGCCCGCTGTTCTCTCCTGACAGTCCCCTGCCGGCCACACGGGGGTGCCCGTGCTCCGCCAAGCCGCCCACCCAGCCGGCTCCAAAGTCGTAGGAGGAGGTGGAAACCAGGAGGGCAAGGCGCCCCCGCGGCGGGGATGCAGACTAGGGAAAGACACGGAAAATGAAATGGGACACAAAAATCAGAAACACGAGGAGGGAGACTCAGGGAGAGactgagagaggcagagagagagataggGACACAGACGGCAATTTGGAGAGATAGCGACCTAGGGACTAAAAGAGGCCGAAACAGGCAGACGGttgcagagagagacagggacatAATGACATGTAGGTAcaggagagacacacagacagaaaagTACAGTCAGAAAGAGGGAACGAGAAACACAAACACTCAGAGACACAGAGCCGGGTGGAGAGACAGACACCGCAGACCGCGCCCTCTGCCGGGGACCCGACGGCGGAGGCGGGTCCTGCAGAGGCGGGTCCCGCAGAGGCGGGTCCCAGGGGCGTGAGCTCGGGGCGGCCAAGGGGGCGTGGCGGCTCGGGGCGGAGTTTAGGGGGCGTGTCGGGCGGGTTGCTAGGGGCGTGGCACGGGCAGGGCTTGCCGTGAGGGGCGGGTCTTGGGACTCTCTCAGGACCTCGCCACACGAGAGGGCTGCGGGAGGGGCGGAGCCCGAGCCCTGGGAAGAAGACGAGGTGGAGAGAGGAGCATCTCTACCGCAGTCAGCCCATTCCAATTCGATTTTTACCGCCTGGACAGGGAAACAAGACACCGGCCTGGGTCCCTGGTCGCGATTTGATGGGGCATATCGGACCCTGGCTCCCCTTCCCCCTATCCGGCGGGAACCACTGGgccaggtgggggagggaaacCAGGCTCACATCTGGAAAGCATCAGGCGCGCCGGACGTGCCAGGGCCCGGGGCCCGGCTGCGGAAGAGCAGAGGGGAGCTAGGGCGCCCCAGTCCCCCTCCCTTAGCGGGGTCGGCCGGCGCCGGGGAGGGGCCTGGGCGTACGCCGAACCTCGGCGCCTCCCGCAGCTGGTTTCCATCAGCATTTTTGGCGCAGGCGGCCCCCAAGGAGGAAACACAGCTTAGAGCGGGGGAAGACAGGGTGACGACCCAATCGCCCCTCCCTCTCTGAcggctgccagaggctgggggcgggggagatgGACAGGCGGACACTGCTTGAACCCAGAGTAACCTCCATTTCTCTTCCGAGTTGCGGATCTCAGCCGTCTTTCTACCCTAGCATAACCTTAGTCTCCGGATGTTCAATCCTGCCCTGTGCTGCACAGGAATCCACTAGCCTCATGGCGATGGTCCCCATTGATTCAGTTCTGACTTTAATTATTCAAGAAACGTCCAATGAGCGCCAACAATAATTCTAGAACGGAATACCCAATCTCTACTGGACATTTCCACATGAATGTCTGGCGTATCTCAAAGTCAGTGGTCCAAAACTGAGCCCCTGACTGCACCCACCAAACCCACTCCTACCGCAGTCTCCTTACCACTCCATCTCAGTTGATAGTAAATCTTTGGAGTCAGTCTTGCCTCCTTCTACCTTTCTCACACCCCACAGTTGATCTAGCAACAAATCCCATTTACTCCATCTTCAGAGTCTGTCCACAATCCAGCCACTTCTCACTTCCCCTGCTGCCCCCACTCTGGTCCAGGCATCATGCTCTCCAGCTCGGACTATTACAGTCGTTCCTCACTGGGTTTCCAGCCTCTACCTCTGTCTCCCTCAGCCTATTCCCCACAGAACAGCCAGAGGGAGCTTGTTTAAAACAAAGTCCCCGGGTAATAATAGTAAGTGTTAGCGAGAAGGTGGAGAAAccggaaccctcatacactgctgatggaagTGTTAAATGGTGctgccactttagaaaacagtctggtagctcctcaaaagattaaactgagttaccagatgacccagcaattccactcttaacTATCTACCTaagaggaaaacaacaacaacaacaacaacaacaaatgttcACACAAAACCTTGTAAGTGAATTTTCACagcagcagcattatttgcaatagaaccaaagtggaaacaacccaattgtccatcagctgatgaatggataaacttaATGTGGTCTATCCAAACAGTGGAATAGCATTGGGCAGTAAAAAGAAATCAAGTGCTGACCcaagctacaacatggatgaactttgaaaacatgttaagtgaaagaagcagttacaaaagaccacatactgcatgatttcatttatatgtctAGAACAGGCAACTTATAGAGacaaaagtagattagtggttgccaggagttgagGAGGCTGGAAGATGACAGGTAAGGGGTGCAGAGTTTCTACATGGAGTGATAGAAACGTTCTGAAATTTACTGTAGTGATAGTATAGTCACATTGATAATACACTGatgggtgggagggtatagctcagtggtagagtgcatgcctagcaagtatgaggtccttggttcaatcctcagtacctcctttaaataaataagtacaacctaattacccccccaatgAAAGACattgaagaagacataaataaatggaaaaacatcctATGTTCATAAATTAgtagaattaatattgtttaaatgtccatactatccaaagaaatctacagattcagtgcaattcctattaaaattgcaaaggcatttttcacagaaggagaacaaatagtcctaaaatttgtatggaaccacaaaagaccctgaatattACAtacattacaaagctatagtaattaaaacagtctGGTACAggtgcaaaaacagacacagatcaatggaacagaatagagaacccaacATAAACCTACACATGTGTGGTCAATTAATTCACAACAAAGGAGCTATGAATATACAATAGAggaaagatagtctcttcaataaatggtgtttggaaaactggacagcgacatacaaaagaatgaaactggatctcTATCTCAcaacattcacaaaaattaactcaaaatggtttaaatacTTGAAcctaagacctgaaaccataaaaatcccagaagaaaacataggtggtaagctccttgacatgggtcttggagatgattttttggatttgacactaaaagcaaaggcaacaaaagtgataataaacaagtgggactacccaaattaaaagcttctgcacaacaaagtaAACCagcaacaaaattaaagggcaacatacagaatgggagaaaatatttgccagccATATACAGGATAAGAAATTAAtatcccaaatatataaagagagccatagcaaaaaaaaaaaaaaaaaaaaaaaactgataacaaaatgggcagaggatctaaatagacattttttcaaagaagacatacagatggccaataggtacgtgaaaaggtgctcaacatcactaatcaccaggaaaatgtaaatcaaaacaacAGTGAATTATCACCTCAcccctgttagaatggctattatcaaaaagacaggacATAACAAGTgtttgcaaggatgtggagaaaaaggaaccctcatgcactattggtaggaatgtaaattggtgcagccattatggaaaacagtaaggagtttcctcaaaaaattaaaaacagaactaccctaagatccagcaattccactactgaGCATTTAtctgaagagaatgaaaacactaatttgaaaggatatatATAACCTtatgttcattgaagcattatttacaatagccaagatacagaagcaacttaagtgcccatcgatagtgaataaagaaaatttaaatataatggaatattattcagctgtaaagaagaaggaaatcttgccttgcaacaacatggatggacaagtgaaataagtcagccacagaaagacaaatattgtacggtctcacttatatgtagaatctaaaaacaaaaccaaaattgaAGTCATAGGtgcagagaacagattgatggttgccagggggtttGGGGGggatgggcaaaatgggtgacAGGGGTCAAAagcaaatttccagttataaaataaggcatagggtgtaatgtacaacatggtgactatagttgtcACTACTGCATTGCacatttgaaagctgctaagagagtaaatcttaaaagttctcattacaaggaaaaaaatttttttgaaacgAAAGTCATTGAACTGTATGTTTTGtttgggtgaattttatggtagggaattatatttcaatagagCTGTTAACCCCCTCATCCTCCCAAAACACCTAAGTCCTTTTTCTGCTCAGAATTCTCCCTAGAAGTAAAATCACCTCTCTAGGAGTAAAAATGAAATTCCTCATCATGGCTCACGAGGCCCCATGTAATGTAGGGGTCCCAACGGCCCTCTGCCCCCGtcaccccctctctccccctcactcactGCTCCAGATATGCTGGCTTCTAGCTATTTTGCCAACACATCAGGCACCATTtaggcctcagggcctttgcactagctgACCTCTCTACCTGGGGTGTTCTCCCCCATGATATCCACAAGCTTCACTCTCCCACTTCGTCCAAGTCTCTGTTCAGATGTCACCCAAGCAGTCTTTTTTAACGTAACTTCTGTTTATTGTTACTCTAAAGGAAAATGTATGTTTATTcacacacaccaccacccacATCTACCAGAATGGGAGCTCCACAGAGCAGggactttttttctgttttgttccttaCTGTAACCCCAGTGCCTTAGTGGGCACTAGAGACACGGATGAGTACAGCAGAACTGGTCCCTGCTCCCTCAGAGCTCAAAGGGACAGAGAGGTGGACCCACCCATGTAGAAACACAGGTCAAAGCAGCAGTAACAAATACCCATTCTTCAGACTGTAGAGTCAGGTGGGGGTTGGGTCCTAGTATGGGCTTCCTCTTGCTGTGTGACCAGGGCAAACAATAGTCCTTCTCTGAGTCTCTATTTACCCAACTATGAAGTTAGTATAATGATTGGGCTTCcccaatcgaaaaatgggcaaaaggtgTGAACAGGCAATTACAAGTGGGCCAATAAGCATCCAAAATGTTGTGTCACCACAAGAAAATAGGGAGAGAGACATGCTAATTAAAACGGAACACCGTTTTCCCCCCTAGAttggcaaaatgaaaatgattcaTAGCATCTGTTGTTTGGTGAAGGGGTGGAAAAATGGGCATCTCAGAAATTGCTGTTGGAAATGTCAGCTGAGGGTAGTCTTAGTGGAAGGAAGTGTGACtgtgtcaattaaaaaaaatttttaatgatcgTATTATAATGACCAAGCCATTCTATTTCTAGGAGAGGATCCTACAGAAATATATACATGCACAAAGAGGCATGTACAAGGACATAACTGCAGTAAGGTCTGAAATAGCAAAGGAATTGAAGAGCTGACTGTAGGGTTAGATCATGGGTCTCCCCCATCCCATGGAATCTTACACAGCTACTACAGTGATAGGAAAATATATCATCtaaatttagatgaaatgaacaaagtCCTCAAAGAATTCGACTTAGTAAAATGGacataagaagaaatagaaaagctaAATAGTAGTAAACCCTCAAAAAAAGTCAATTCTTAATGAAAATCCTTTCCATAAAGAAATCTCCAGGCACAGATACCAACAACAGAAACTAAAAAACAACATGTACATATAGTtcaaattatgtaaatatatagttTCACATATACAGAGTATAactatatgcatatgcatatatatagttctgtatatttatatagttacTAAGATTAATATATGTATGCAAACACATGGTAAGAAATGCTACTGAGACCCACCCTGGGATCCGCCATCTGGTTCTGGACACCACCATATCCAAAGCAAacagtagttgctcaataaatattagtccCAAGGAAAAGCCCATTTGAGTACAGAAGGAGAGTCCACCACATATGTAACACTGTGCATTTATTTACAAAGAGGCTAGAGAAACACACAGATTCTGGCCCCCCTGTGCACTGGGGAGTCACCATCGTCATAATAaatacagtaattttaaaaaaagaaaaaatacttaactggaacAGCTGAGGGTCATCCTGGGCTCCCCCTACTCCCTCTCACAGTGGGTGCCACGAGATAGAAGCCATCTTACTGCCCCTCTTCTACCTCCCAATCATCCATAATTGTCCAGGGACGGAGGTGAAAGAGTCTTTCTAGGTGTTACCAATTCCTACTTGACCCTCAGAACCCCAAAGTCAgtgctccttcccttcccagggcACTCCGCAGGCACCATCTGGGTCAGACAGAGTCTTCTACTGCGGTGCCAAGGGGATTTCCTAAGGGTCCAGGGACATGGAAGGGGGCACTTTGTGAATGAGGAGGGGGGCCATATCTGCGCAAGGAAAGGAGGAATAAGAGGGCTCAGTGagagaaatgaaggggaaaaaaacagactaagtgtctaaaaaaacaaaaatggggaaattcaaactgaattATCCCTTCTGCATACCATAGTACACCCAcagtacagatgaagaaagtgaggccCACAGAGAGGGAGCTTTCTTGCCCAAGAGCCGCACACCCAGCAGCTGAACTGGGTCAAACAGGGCTCCTCCCCCATTCCTCCCTGTGGTGGAGGGGGAGCCTTTTTAACTAAGACTGCAGTGGATGGGGCAGTGAGAAAGGGTctttggaagcagagaaaatggtgGTCTTTGGAAAAGGGAGGTGTAGAAGGGTCAGTGATTGAGGGTGTGGTGGTGCAGAGGCCATGAAGGAGGAGCCCAAGCAAACCTCTAAACTCACACTGTAGTCATGACCTTGAGAGAACCCGAACGGAAACGCAGTATCTTTTTCTTGAGCGCATGGGAAGCCTTGATCTTCACAAAGACTTTGGCAGGACCCGCGGGCGCCCCTCCACCTGCACCAGCCGCTGGCCCAGAGGCCGCGGTGGCTGCCACTAGCTGCTGCGGCCACACGAGGCCACCGCTGCCATCAGAGTCGCTGGATGCGGAGCTGAAGGCAGGAGACTCCGCCTCACTGGCGCTCGATTCACTCTCCCCGTAGCCGCCTCCGACGCCGCCTGTCGGCCCCCGGCGTCCGAGGGGCCCCAGACGCCCAGCCGAGCACTCCGAGTCGCTGCCTGCGCAGCCGTAGAGCAGACGGCGCTGAGGAGCTGACGGGGATGGGCCAGGGGCCGGGGCTCGGGCGGTGGGGCCGCGGGGACGGCCTCGGCGCCCATCGGCGGCGTCGATCTCGGCCGTGGAGCGCCAGCGGCGGCAGGACCCTGCAGCCTGAGCCGCGAGCGTGGGTGCCGGACCACGGCGAGGCCGCGGCGGCCGAGGCTCTTCTCGTTCAGCTGTGGGGTACTTGGGGGGGCCTGGAGGAACCGCGGCGGCGCGGCCTAAAAGGCTGGTCTCAGACTGGGAGCGCGCGGCCTTGCGAGCCCTGGGCGAGCCCCGGCGGCCTGTGGCCTCGGTCATGCGTCCGCGGCGGCCCGCGGCTCGGGGACGCTCCCGGGGTGGGGACTGCTCCACACTGCGGCCCCGGGTCAGTGGGGGCGCTTTGCGGCGCGCCGCGCGGCCCGGGAGGCCGCGTGTGGCGGCCTGAGCTCCCGGGATGTACTGCGCCTTCACCAGGCGGCCCTCGACCGGGCTGTCGGGGGGTGAGGGGATAGCGGGCGGCGCGGAGGGCTCGGGGGCCACCTCCGACTCCCACGGCGAGGCCCAAGAGCGGCCCAAAGGAGCCGGGCTGGCGGAACGGACCCCCGCGCGCTCCACCGGGGGCTCGGGCGCGGGCCGCGCGCCTCCGGGGGGCGGGGACGCGTCGGGTGGCCGCTGGCGCACGCTGTTCTGGCGCCGCGGGCCCCCGTCCGCGCCCCCGGGACTGGTCCGGGGCTGGCCCGCCCCCCGGCGGCGGCGCCTGCGCAGGAGCGCCGAGATGTAGCCGTCCAGGGGCCGCCCCACGCCCGCTGCGTCTGGCGAGTCCGCGGGAGGACGGCCGCACGGCCGCGGGCTGCGCAGCGCCACGGCGTGCAGGGGGCTGGGCGTCAGGAAGGGCCCCGCACGGGCTCGTCGCTCCGCCGAGGAGCAGGCCTCCGGGCCCGCAGACCCCGCTGCTGTTGGGTAGGGCGCAGAGAAGGACCGCGGCACAGCTGCCCGAGCGCCCACCGCTTCGTGTGCGCTGGGACTGGCGTCTCCTAGGGGAGGAAggcaaaaaaaggaagagagtggAGAAGCTCTCAAAGCCCTTTCTCAATGAGCCTAGGAAGGGCAGACTGCCTACCGCCTCCTCTACTCTCCCACTCCCATCAAAACCCTGCTCTCACCCCTTCCCTCATACCAGGTTCATGACAGAACTTCACAGTGGCCCACAAGACCCTGCatggtccttcctgcctctgcgTCTCTGACCTCCAACACTAACCCTTCTCCTCTATGTTCATAGGTCTCTAGCTACACCGACCTCCCGATGCACAAGCCAGTCAcactccagcctcagggcctttgtacttgcgGTTCTCATTGCTTGGACCGCTCTTCCCTCAGGATACCTGCTTGGCCCACTCCCTTACCTGCTTCAGAGCACCACTCAAATGTTACAGTCTCAGTGACGCCCTCCCTGGCCGGATTTTATAAAAGTGCAATTCTCTCTCCAACTCAAAGGGGCACACCCTTGTCCCTTtccctaattttcttttcatggtACATGTCGGTATCTAATAtcctatatattttacttacttatctTGTATATTATCTATTTCTCCCACTAGAATGTCAGCTTCCTGAAGTCAGGGATTTCTTTACTGCTGTATCCCTCTCCCTAGGATATGTGCTAGGATAGCACATGGAAGGGACTCAGAAACAGCAACTTCTGTTTACTGAATGGCTACCATATGCCAAGTTCAGTGCCTTAGGGCAGAGTCAAAACTTCCCTGTGAAGTAAGTATTGTTCTTAATCCCATTTTAATAGACACAGAAACAAAGGCGCAAAAAAGAAGCAACATGctcaaaatcacagaaaaagggACTGTCACAGCCAGAATTCGAATCCAGGTCGGTCTGACT harbors:
- the DACT3 gene encoding dapper homolog 3 → MIRAFSFPVSPERGRLRGWLEGSLAGLCELHWLRERQEYRVQQALRLAQPGMGGAEAEDEEDADEDEDAAAARRAAAALEEQLEALPGLIWDLGQQLGDLSLESGGLEQESGRSSGFYEDPSSTGGPDSPPSTFCGDSGFSGSGSYGRLGPSEPRGIYASERPKSLGDASPSAHEAVGARAAVPRSFSAPYPTAAGSAGPEACSSAERRARAGPFLTPSPLHAVALRSPRPCGRPPADSPDAAGVGRPLDGYISALLRRRRRRGAGQPRTSPGGADGGPRRQNSVRQRPPDASPPPGGARPAPEPPVERAGVRSASPAPLGRSWASPWESEVAPEPSAPPAIPSPPDSPVEGRLVKAQYIPGAQAATRGLPGRAARRKAPPLTRGRSVEQSPPRERPRAAGRRGRMTEATGRRGSPRARKAARSQSETSLLGRAAAVPPGPPKYPTAEREEPRPPRPRRGPAPTLAAQAAGSCRRWRSTAEIDAADGRRGRPRGPTARAPAPGPSPSAPQRRLLYGCAGSDSECSAGRLGPLGRRGPTGGVGGGYGESESSASEAESPAFSSASSDSDGSGGLVWPQQLVAATAASGPAAGAGGGAPAGPAKVFVKIKASHALKKKILRFRSGSLKVMTTV
- the GNG8 gene encoding guanine nucleotide-binding protein G(I)/G(S)/G(O) subunit gamma-8 isoform X1, encoding MCVCERERQRYRQRQRLRGETERDRGKERDTENRSDIDTRRETQKQKDKGGQTDMMRGPRQTRGGQGDGDGGGSGRRRRVLRGCAPGEGVGRGCGGPRRCLPASATGPPSQLWAATAAMSNNMAKIAEARKTVEQLKLEVNIDRMKVSQAAAELLAFCETHAKDDPLMTPVPAAENPFRDKRLFCVLL